The following coding sequences are from one Gossypium raimondii isolate GPD5lz chromosome 4, ASM2569854v1, whole genome shotgun sequence window:
- the LOC105779910 gene encoding L-type lectin-domain containing receptor kinase IX.1 yields the protein MKKAQKAENMYLKSRKSDFFFILLFLYTLPMGLLVPFTMTAAIDDGNIHFNLTDFTPNMPHVEFEADTTASGGQIQLTTNQINKALNDSVGRATYYQPMHLWDNSSGNPRLADFTTHFSFSIDSLNKSSGYRGDGFAFFLAPDGSKIPPNSGGGCLGLQSCDIDANSKFVAVEFDTFPNVWDDLRLDHVAIDLNSVKASFHPVEWLWSDIENGGKVDAFITYNSSTKNLSVFLLGAEDFNRLNSSALSAILDLSQYLPEWVTFGFSGATGSSIELHTIYSWSFSSNLQVSMNKTINPPNVAPGPPINPKRKSKTWLWVVLAIAGGISALLPVLSLVWLFCRRRKYRRMREDGTMPVNVDVEMMTAPRKFSYRELRLATNNFADEGLLGEGGFGKVYLGFLRDINSNIAVKRITPNSQQGVKEYESEITTIIKLRHRNLVQLIGWCHDNKEFLIVYEFLPNRSLDYHLHREPCLLTWDTRYKIAMGVASGLFYLQEECDRCVLHRDIKSSNVLLDFSFNAKLGDFGLARLVDHGQGSQTTKLILGTDGYIAPECLETYKAIKESDIYSFGIVALEIASGKKAVDVIERNGKRFKTKLVEWVWELYREGRLLDAADPRLSGNYDTERMERLLLVGMACAHPNYFDRPSITNAIEILGSKAPLPSLPREMPVPIYIAALQDNIFTSSASTSSYTSASNRSQTQSSGTGSSIHSFKDKTMAPGYDTEAKH from the coding sequence ATGAAGAAAGCTCAAAAAGCTGAGAATATGTATCTCAAATCTCGTAAATCTGATTTTTTCttcatattattattcttatacaCCCTTCCTATGGGGTTACTTGTTCCTTTCACCATGACTGCAGCAATTGATGATGGCAACATCCATTTCAATTTGACAGATTTCACCCCAAATATGCCTCACGTAGAGTTTGAAGCTGATACAACCGCATCAGGTGGCCAAATCCAACTCACCACCAACCAGATAAACAAGGCTTTAAACGATAGTGTTGGTCGAGCCACTTATTACCAACCAATGCACCTTTGGGACAATTCATCAGGGAATCCCCGACTTGCAGATTTCACcactcatttttctttctccatCGATTCCTTGAATAAGTCCTCCGGATATAGGGGTGATGGGTTTGCGTTTTTCCTTGCTCCCGATGGCTCAAAAATCCCTCCTAACTCCGGAGGTGGTTGCTTGGGACTTCAAAGTTGCGATATAGACGCCAACTCTAAATTTGTTGCAGTGGAATTTGATACGTTTCCCAATGTATGGGATGATCTGAGGTTAGATCACGTGGCCATTGATCTCAACTCTGTAAAGGCTTCATTCCACCCTGTCGAATGGCTGTGGAGTGATATTGAAAATGGGGGTAAAGTTGATGCTTTCATCACTTACAACTCTAGTACAAAAAACCTGAGTGTCTTTTTACTTGGTGCTGAGGACTTTAATCGTCTAAATTCATCTGCTCTTTCTGCAATATTGGATCTTAGTCAATATTTACCAGAATGGGTCACTTTTGGCTTCTCCGGAGCCACTGGATCTAGCATTGAGCTACACACTATTTATTCCTGGAGTTTCAGCTCCAACTTACAAGTTTCCATGAATAAAACCATCAATCCTCCAAATGTGGCGCCAGGCCCTCCAATTAACCCCAAAAGGAAGAGCAAGACAtggctatgggtagttctagccATTGCTGGTGGCATTTCTGCATTGCTCCCAGTTCTGAGTCTGGTTTGGCTTTTCTGTAGGAGGAGAAAGTACAGAAGGATGAGGGAAGATGGGACCATGCCTGTCAACGTAGACGTGGAAATGATGACAGCACCTAGGAAGTTTTCCTACAGGGAACTCAGGCTTGCAACCAATAATTTTGCCGATGAAGGTCTCCTTGGAGAGGGAGGTTTTGGAAAAGTTTATTTAGGCTTCTTGAGGGACATCAATTCCAATATTGCTGTCAAAAGGATAACTCCAAATTCTCAACAAGGGGTGAAAGAGTACGAATCCGAAATTACCACTATTATCAAATTGAGGCACAGGAATTTGGTCCAACTCATCGGTTGGTGCCATGACAATAAGGAGTTCCTCATTGTGTATGAGTTCCTTCCAAATAGGAGTCTCGATTACCATCTACATAGAGAGCCATGCTTGTTGACATGGGATACAAGGTATAAAATCGCCATGGGAGTGGCCTCAGGGTTGTTTTATCTGCAAGAAGAATGTGATCGATGCGTGCTGCATCGAGACATCAAGTCAAGTAATGTTCTGCTAGATTTTAGTTTCAATGCCAAGCTTGGTGACTTTGGGCTGGCTAGGCTTGTTGACCACGGACAAGGGtctcaaacaacaaaattgatCCTTGGAACTGATGGTTATATAGCACCCGAGTGTCTTGAGACATACAAAGCCATTAAGGAATCCGACATATACAGCTTTGGTATTGTTGCCTTAGAAATAGCCTCCGGAAAGAAGGCCGTAGATGTAATTGAAAGGAATGGCAAGAGATTCAAGACAAAACTGGTGGAATGGGTTTGGGAATTGTATAGGGAAGGGCGTCTTTTGGATGCTGCTGACCCAAGATTGTCTGGAAACTACGACACGGAACGAATGGAACGGTTGCTTTTAGTTGGGATGGCTTGTGCTCACCCAAACTATTTTGACCGTCCATCCATAACGAATGCTATTGAAATCCTTGGTTCCAAGGCCCCACTGCCCAGTTTACCACGCGAGATGCCGGTTCCAATATACATTGCAGCTCTGCAAGACAACATCTTTACATCTTCAGCATCCACTTCATCTTATACCAGTGCCTCCAACAGAAGCCAAACTCAAAGTTCAGGCACTGGGTCAAGTATCCATTCCTTTAAGGATAAAACAATGGCTCCAGGTTATGACACGGAAGCCAAGCATTGA